A single genomic interval of Parvularcula marina harbors:
- the mnmA gene encoding tRNA 2-thiouridine(34) synthase MnmA, giving the protein MSDTPLTDRIAAELDLGVPKGARVVVAMSGGVDSSVTAALVHRAGYDAVGITLQLYDHGAAIQKKGACCAGQDIHDARRVSEALGIPHYVLDYEDRFGEQVMEEFADTYLAGATPIPCVRCNERVKFKDLLETARDLGAFAMATGHYIRRTDDEDGLALRRAADAGKDQSYFLFSTTKEQLGFLRFPLGDLPKSVTRELATELGLVVADKPDSQDICFVPEGKYASVVERLRPGASRPGEIVHIDGTVLGRHMGVIHYTVGQRRGLDIGGLAEPIYVVRLDADKAQVIVGPKTALDVAGVTLDEVNWLGDDSAADIPVRVKVRSTRPPEPATVRIEGRRATVTFDEPQEGVAPGQACVFYAVDETDDRVLGGGWIRQTVRVPLAEVS; this is encoded by the coding sequence ATGAGTGACACACCCCTTACCGACCGGATTGCGGCAGAACTCGACCTCGGCGTGCCGAAAGGCGCCCGCGTGGTCGTGGCAATGTCGGGCGGCGTCGACAGCTCGGTGACGGCGGCGCTTGTCCACCGCGCGGGTTATGATGCGGTTGGCATCACGCTCCAGCTTTATGATCACGGCGCGGCGATCCAGAAAAAGGGGGCCTGCTGCGCCGGGCAGGATATCCATGACGCAAGGCGCGTGTCCGAGGCGCTGGGCATCCCGCATTATGTCCTCGATTACGAAGACCGCTTTGGCGAGCAGGTGATGGAGGAGTTTGCCGACACCTATCTTGCTGGCGCGACGCCGATCCCCTGCGTGCGCTGTAATGAGCGGGTGAAGTTCAAGGATCTCCTGGAAACCGCGCGCGATCTTGGTGCTTTCGCTATGGCGACCGGGCATTATATTCGCCGTACGGATGATGAAGACGGCCTAGCGCTGCGCCGCGCAGCGGATGCAGGCAAGGACCAGAGCTATTTTCTGTTCTCGACGACGAAGGAACAGCTCGGGTTCCTGCGCTTCCCGCTGGGTGATCTGCCGAAATCGGTGACGCGAGAGCTTGCAACGGAGCTTGGGCTCGTTGTGGCGGACAAACCCGACAGCCAGGACATCTGCTTTGTACCGGAGGGCAAATATGCCTCCGTCGTTGAGCGGCTGCGGCCCGGGGCGTCACGTCCCGGCGAGATAGTGCATATCGACGGTACGGTGCTGGGCAGGCATATGGGCGTTATTCACTATACGGTGGGACAGCGCCGCGGCCTCGATATTGGCGGGCTTGCCGAGCCGATTTATGTTGTTCGTCTGGATGCGGACAAGGCGCAGGTGATTGTCGGGCCGAAAACGGCGCTCGATGTCGCCGGCGTAACGCTTGATGAGGTGAACTGGCTGGGTGATGACAGCGCAGCTGATATCCCCGTCCGCGTGAAGGTCCGCTCAACCCGGCCGCCTGAGCCTGCGACTGTGCGGATTGAGGGCCGCCGCGCGACTGTCACTTTCGATGAGCCGCAGGAAGGCGTCGCACCCGGTCAGGCATGTGTCTTCTACGCGGTCGATGAGACGGATGATCGCGTGCTCGGTGGCGGCTGGATTCGTCAAACAGTCCGTGTACCGCTTGCCGAAGTAAGCTGA
- a CDS encoding pyridoxal phosphate-dependent aminotransferase, whose amino-acid sequence MRPEIRPFHAMTIGAAAFRMQEAGEPVIHMEYGQPSARPPEAVMDAARAMLDDGVKGYWESDELKSLIAGSYSELHGSTVAPENVILTCGASPALSLALMTAFDPGARIAMARPGYVAHRNVVTGLHMHPVELPCDAATGFQLTASMLAGLDPAPDGVILASPANPTGSIIPRMEMEKIADLCRERNIRIISDEIYIRLTYGEPAASISEFTGDAFIVNSFSKYYVMPGWRLGWVVVPEEHRERAVAYMSNFFLTPPSLSQEAGIASFRCTEELDALIGVYRRNRQMLLEKLPALGMTEMAPPDGAFYIYGRVDQFTDDSRDLCLELLKDTGVATASGVDFDPVEGHRFMRFSFAVTEQEVAQALERITPWFTSKL is encoded by the coding sequence TTGAGACCCGAAATCCGCCCCTTTCACGCCATGACCATCGGCGCCGCCGCCTTCCGCATGCAGGAAGCGGGCGAGCCCGTCATTCACATGGAATATGGCCAGCCCTCGGCCCGGCCACCCGAAGCGGTGATGGATGCCGCGCGGGCGATGCTCGATGACGGGGTGAAAGGCTATTGGGAGAGCGATGAGCTAAAATCCCTGATCGCGGGCAGCTATTCAGAGCTTCACGGCAGCACTGTTGCGCCGGAGAATGTGATCCTGACCTGCGGCGCTTCCCCCGCCCTGTCGCTCGCTTTGATGACGGCGTTCGATCCCGGCGCGCGCATCGCCATGGCGCGGCCCGGCTATGTCGCCCACCGCAATGTCGTCACCGGCCTGCACATGCATCCCGTCGAGCTGCCTTGTGATGCGGCGACCGGTTTCCAGCTGACGGCCTCGATGCTCGCAGGGCTCGACCCAGCACCGGATGGCGTGATCCTTGCCAGCCCCGCCAACCCGACAGGCTCGATCATCCCCCGCATGGAGATGGAGAAGATCGCCGATCTCTGCCGGGAACGGAACATCCGGATCATCTCGGATGAGATCTATATCCGCCTGACCTATGGCGAGCCGGCGGCGAGCATTTCGGAATTCACAGGCGATGCCTTCATCGTGAACAGCTTCTCGAAATATTACGTCATGCCGGGATGGCGGCTCGGCTGGGTCGTCGTGCCCGAGGAGCATCGCGAGCGGGCTGTTGCCTATATGAGCAATTTTTTCCTGACGCCGCCGTCGCTCTCGCAGGAAGCCGGGATTGCAAGTTTCAGGTGTACGGAAGAATTAGACGCGCTGATCGGGGTCTATCGCCGGAACCGGCAGATGCTGCTGGAGAAACTGCCTGCTTTGGGCATGACGGAAATGGCGCCGCCTGATGGCGCCTTCTACATCTATGGCCGTGTCGATCAGTTCACCGATGACAGCCGCGATCTGTGTCTTGAGCTGCTGAAAGACACGGGCGTCGCCACCGCCTCAGGCGTCGATTTCGATCCCGTTGAGGGCCACCGTTTCATGCGGTTCAGCTTTGCGGTGACAGAGCAGGAAGTCGCGCAAGCGCTGGAGCGCATCACGCCCTGGTTCACATCAAAATTATAA